AGCAATTCCCCCACAACAACGTGCGGGTATCATCTCTAGTTTCACTTATGACCATGGGTACTCCAATAAGCAACACAAGGATCCCATAACATCATAAACCAAAGAGAGTGCAACACATACGTGCAGACGTACACACACATGAGTTACGGTACACTTGCGGGCAATTTTTTACGAAGGTTAGGTattggaggggggggggggggttattgCAAAGGGATTCCTTTCTGCACCGTAACACTGCTGCACAAATTCATCTTGGACATGTTTGGTTGCTAGCATAACAACCATGCATGCTAGGGGGAGGTGGGAAAGTCTAACCGTTTGGTTGTCTGAGCCACAGAGAGAAATCTGGCTGCATGCTCCTCAAAGCAACCCTCGGTCTGGCCTGAGAAGAATGCTCAAATCGACGTTTTCCAGTGATGCAGGCATAAATCAGTGCAAACAGGCTCTATTAGCTCCATGCCCGCGAGCAACCAAACAAACTGCCCCTACGGGCTCAACCGGCCAGGTTCCAGGAAGCCCCAAAATGGTGCGAATAACCAAACAGTATGTACATCGCCTACCTCTAGGTCTTTTTTGGAGAAAATTTCCGATCTATTCAAGGTAGTACAGAGGGTACTAGAAGTAAAAAATACATCCAGGTCCGTAGACCATCTAATGACGACTACAATCATTGAAGCGAGCCGAAGacgcgccgccgtcatcacccctccctcactggagccgggcaaaccttgttgtagtagacattcgggaagtcgtcgtgctaaagCCATATaaaccagcgcaccagaacaacaaCTGCCGCTGATGAAGAGAAGTGTAGATCGGAATGATCCAACCTGCATACACACACAGATGCAGACGAACAAAGACGGGATCCAAGTGGATCCACCAAAGACAAACACCAATCGAATTCCATGAGATTCGCCGGAGACACATCTCCGCATGCCCTCCGACGAGGCTAGACGCACCGTAGGGGcaggggctaggcggggagaacaATTTTTCATCTTTAGGGAGCCACCGCCACCATACCTTCCCGAGCAGGAGATCTAAAAAGAGAAGGTGAGACGGAATTGGAGCCCTCCCGTCGGCAATGACCGAGATCCACCACGCCTCCATGGCCTAAGGCCACAGCAGACGGAGTATGCGGCGGCGGCAGGAGGCGAGCAACCCTAGCCGCTTGAGTCGCTAGAGCACAAGCGCCAAGGGTACGCGTGCCCATTGCCTACCTCTAGGTTTAACCTCTAGTCGACAGCATATACAACCATTCCGGTACTAAAGTAACAATCCAAGCAATGCTTTGTGCAGCTTATGCAAGATTTTGTGAAGGTGCTATTCAAACTTTGCCTTTAAAGCAAATGTGGTTGGGCGTGCATTAGCTAGATATGCAAGACAAAAGCCAAAGATGTGGATGTTCTATTGTATCCCTATTTGCAAGCTAAAATCTACGCTGTCGTAAAAAAATGCAGTTATCCATCTTTTTGCCAATCAGAGTACAAAAAAGGTGCATACACACCATCCACGCAGATGCGCTCTCCTAATACACCCCTGCAACTTGGAGATAAACGCATGGATAATGGATTTCACAGAGTCTGATTCAAACAAATTTACACAATGCATGCATTTATACCCTGCTACATAGAATCGAGCCCACAACTCTACTACCCAGCAAAGATGGTGGTAACAACTTACTGTCAGTAGAGTCCATACTCTCGGTGTCCCGAAGGCTTATCACCTCTTGCTGTTTCAGATTTCAAAGGAAATTCTGAAATACTTCATTCACTGTCTTCAGCATGGCTAGCAGGTACAAGAGTACCGACTGCAGCAGAGTCGGTACTCCACAGAGGGTCAAAGCAGGGCCTTGCGATATACAGCGGCATTAGAAATCTACTGGACAAACGGCGTGGATTTCGACAGCAAGGAGCGCCCTCTTCATCTCACTCAAAGCCCTCCGTCGGAGGCCTTTGAGGGAGAAGGAGAGGAAAGTCCTTGAAGAGCCCCCTCCATTTCCTCTACATGCCATGCTTCTTGTGTTGAGAGGAGACCATGCAAATGCCTGGGTTTAAGTAGGCCACAGAGGATGCAAAATAGGTATCCCCAAACCAGCTGGGTCATCTCTTGCAATCACTGTCAGAGGTAGTTATATTCTTTCTCATATTCTTTTCCCAGTTGCAACAACCTGGAGTCTTTTACTTTGGGAGTTTGGACTTTTGGGCAACACCAAGGGATGCTACACGGCGCCAGCGATCTGAAATGTGATACTGAATATATGCTTCACCATATCTTTACAGCACCCTGCAAGACATGGTTTTTGTTAAATTACAACAAATAATATGGCGAGTGCAAATATATGATTATTATTACtgttatatactccctccgtccggaattacttgtcgcacaAATGGATAAAAGTCGATGCATCTAGgactaaaatatgtctagatacatccatttctccgacaagtatttccggacggagggagtaaatgTGTTAGCATAAGAAAGAAATGTATAGGCAAATCAAGTCAGATTTATTTTATGTAGCGAAAGCGAAACACACTGCCATGTGTTCATTGATAGCACTAAAGAGAGGAAAACACAAAAAATCCACTAGCTAGTATCTTTGAAAGTAAGTAGGGAAGATTTGGATAAGAGCATTAGACATCAAAGTTCCATATCTGTTGATGCTTTCGCAGATTCTGCCAAAGCTTCAGTCTGGTAGCTCTCATACAGTTGACCGTGGTAATGAGCAAGAACCAAAAGGCAAGCGTGCATACAACAGAGAAGGAAAGCCTCATACCGCGCAGAAAAGGTCACGCATCAGATCTTGTTTGATATTCCTTTGTATACACTTCACGTATCCAGCAATAAAATGTACACACAAATCGAGTCAGAGTTATTTTATATGGTGAATGCAAAACACACTGCCATGTGTTTGTTCGTAGCATTAAAGAGAGGAAAACACGTAAATCCACTAGCTAGTATCCTTGAAAGTAAAACCAGAAGATTTGGATAAGATCACTAGAGATCAAAGTTCCAAATCTGTTACTGCTTTCAGAGATTCTGCCAAAGCATCACACTGGTAGCTCTCACACAGCTGACTGTGGTAATGAGCAAGGGCCAAGAGCAACCAAAGAAAGCCTCATATCGCACAGAAAAGGTCATGCACTAGCTCTTATTTGACATTCTTTTTTACACTTGCACTACACATGTCCAGCAATAACCACCACAGGGCTTCTAAGAATATATGATATGATGCCATGAGAATATGTGCTCATAAGACCTTCTGTAGTTCTACTTCCGAATTTGAAACCTCAACCCTTGCGGTGTAGCAATTCTATGCACAGTTACGTTTTGGGCTTTGGACTACCAAATGTGCTTAAGTCTACATCTGAAGACTGCGTGATTCCTTGCGACTGGCTAAACTGCAGACAAGTCTTGTAGGCTAGCTATGATCTTGGAATTGTTGGCAGCTCATGAAAGTTGTAAAATTTAAATTTGGCAGCCATACTTGGATCGCCAAAAATGGAATTTGGGTAGCATGTCTATTCTTTGTTAACACACCATGGGCTACGGCACCAACATGGCGATGCCTCCAATATGACGTGCGGAGCTCCACTCTTCAGTCCAGAATTTAAAATTTCCCCATATGCAGATTTACTGACTTTGATGAAAGAAACGACCAAACTTGAACAACACACTCTTGAGAAACGGGtatcttcaattcttcattcaTCTTCTATGATTGGCGTGTAACCATGATCCTTGAGCTCCCAATTCAGTATCTCCAAGACCGCCTCTAGCACACTGTCAAGCTCACCAGTGATATACTCTCTAAGACTGCCTTCAGCATCAACTTGGCTCCACCCAGGCGGCTTCTTCATTCCTTGTCTCCTCAGGAGGGCTCGAACCTTTTGGACTCCATCCCACTTCTTTGCATTTGCGTATATATTTGAAAGCAGGACATAATTCCCCACGTTATTTGGTTCCAACTTGAATAGGTGACTTGCTGCCACCTCCCCAATCTCCACATTTGAGTAAGTCCTACAGGCGCTTAACAGAGCGCCCCAAATTCCAGCATGTGGTTCAATGTCCTTTGGCATCTCATGTGTGATCATTTGGTAAGCTTCATCAATGCATCCCGCACGACCAAGCAAGTCCACCACGCACAGATAATGTTCTACAGTAGGAATAATGTTGTAGTCATCCTTCATCGTCTTGAAGTATCCGCGTCCCTCATCAATCAGACCTGTATGACTGCAAGCATTGAGGACTGACACAAAACAGATTTCATCGGGGTCAAAGCCATTGTCACACAACTCGTTAAAAACCGCAATTGCATCTTTTCCACGACCATGCATGCCCAATGCAGAGATCATAGAACTGTAACAGATAAGATCTCTTTGCCTCCAGCTGCAGAACAAGTCAAGTGCCCTTTCTATATTACCACACTTTGAGTGCATATCAATGAGGGCAGCTACAGTATGGTTGTTCAACAACATCGTATGACGATCCACATAATCCTGTATCCAACTAGCCTGAGACGGTAACCCACACTGCGCGCATGCAGCTGCAACAATAGAGATTGTAGTGTGGTTTGGCTCCACCTTTGGCCTTGCTCTAGTCTCCAGCATAATCTTGAAGAGATCCACAGCCTCTGCAGCCCGACCAGCACCTGAATACATGCCAATCATCACATTCCAGGTTGCAGCATCCCGCACTCTCATTCCATCAAAGACGGCCCTAGCATCATCGGCATTGCCAGTTTTCGCATAGCCAGATATCATGGCTGTACACACAACCGTGTTTTCTGCTCCCTTTGCCACTGCTATTTCAAAGAGACGCTTTGCAGAGTCCATATCACCACGTGCGGAGTACCCACAAACCATCTCCACAAGTGTGTATGCGTTCCTCTCCGGCATCGTCTGGAAGAGCTCCTCTGCACGCTCCACCTCACCTCCCTCCATATGTGCAGCAATCATAGTGTTATACAGCTGAGCATCCTTAACGGACAATCTGTCGAACACCCTGCGGGCGTCATCCAGCCTGCTGCACTTCGCATAGAAATCAACCAACGTCGTCGCAATGCGTTCGTCGGTTTGGAATCCATTCTTGAACACGTGCACGTGAACTTGCTCGCCTTCCTGCAGCATCTTGCGGCGAGCCGCCGCCTTCAGCACGGAGGAAACGGTGAAGGTGAGCGGCTTGATCCCCGGGCAACCGTGATGCATCTGGGCGTAGAGCGCCACGGCATCGCGCGCGGCGgcgtccgactgggagtgcgctcGCACCAGCGCTGTCCACACGAAGGCGTTGGCGGCGGGGCCGAGCGCCGTGGCCACCGCGCGCGCGCGGCCGAGGTGGCCGAGGTCGGCGAAGGCGCGGACGAGCTTGGCGGCGACGAAGCTGTTTCGGGAGTGGCCGAGGAGCACGGCGCGGGCGTGGAGTTGATCGAGCTGGCGCCCTGACGCGCACCGAGCCGCCAGGCGCACGAGGAGGTTCTCCTCCTCGACGCGGGCGCTCGGGCAGGGCGGCGGCATTGGCTTCTCTCAGGATTTCTGTCGAGCATTTGGCGTTCAGGATTTGTAAGTGTGTGTTTGATTGCGTAACCAATACCCTTTTTGGGTAATCATGCcgctttatttaatttattaagagGCAAATATCGAAATATCGTGTGCAATAACATCCAGGCCCAGTTTTTTTCTGATTCTTCCGTGATCATGAGAATCGCCCAAAAAAACTGGGTCCCAGAATGCAATCAGGTGAAACCCAAACCAAACCTTACATTCCTCGGCTATCTCTACCTTTCTTTTTAGTCATGACCACTCATTTGGTTGACGGATTGCCTTAGATGCGGATCAATGAAATCATAAACATATCAAAGATCATTATCATTGTTGGGGAAGCCAAGTGGTTACAACACTCATCGAGAGTGATATTGAAGTCTTGGTTCAAGAGACGGAAACTGATCCGCTCCTTCTATATGTGTTTGGCATTAAACCAACATTATGCGAGAGAGCACTAAGAAAGTCAAGTGTCATGCGTTCATATGTATGCCATCCCTGATAAATAAAATGATGCAACTCGGCGTTTTCACAAAACAAATTGAAATTTACCTAGCTTAGCGAGTGTTGACTCGCAAGCCCACTTGGATGCTTTAATCTTGCTTGTACTGAGCATTTGAAATTTCTTCTTCGCTTTATGGTTGGTGAAGACGATCCCCTGAGTGAAAATTTGTTGTGGTTGTGCGGCAGACGAACTCGAAGCACCACATACGCGAGTGTACCTTCTCGTAGATATCTACAAAACAATTTTTCAGTCCAATACATAAACAATTCTGATCCTACGGTAGTTACAACATCGTACTCCTCTAAAAACGTCAACAATTCCAAGCCAGACTCAAAGTTGGATAAAAATATGCATTTCTTAGGCATGGCAATGCTAGGcatgttgtcggtgtcaaaaccggcggatctcgggtagggggtcccgagccgTGGATCTTGGATCAATGGGGAACAGGGAACACAGAGacagtgtttacccaggttcgggccctctcaaagaggtaaaaccctatgtcctgcttgattgtattgatGTGTATATGCTGGTTACATAGTTGATCTAATACGAGATCGAATGAACTAAACCCTAGGTGAGTAGGTTGATGTTCCTCTCCCCTTTACGAATTTGTTAGGACTGAGAGTATATCGACCAGAGATGGATGAATGGGAGATTCAAAAATTCTTTTGAAAGCTTTGAATCAAAACCCAATCACAGCAGCGGAATAGAGTATTGAAGGAAATGGACAGAATCAATCTTCTTCGTCAGAAGCATATTCATCAATAAAAGCATTGACAATAGTACGAACATGATATTTCACAGGTTTAACTACGATGAGAGTAACCCAGCATGCAAACAGATGTAGCAGAATGAGACACAACATGATCGGTACTGAATAAAATGCTAAAGATTGATTTCACAAAAGAATATGAAATACAAGATGGAGGCAACAGAACAAATTGATCAAGTAATCTATCGGCACAGAGCACAAATAACAACTGCTGAAGGAAATGCAGTAGAGTAGAAATGACCAGTGGTGCTCGATGGCGACAGagagatttggtagaccagttcgcCCTTCTGCCGAAGGgctacgtctggttggaggggctgtgacttaacacagaagataaactctcttcaccctattctccttcaaCACAGAGTTGATCAGACTCAGGTTGATTTCACTCGTGGTAGATCCTTGTCGGCGATTTCCAAACCTTCGGTCAACCTTCGCAaaccacaatcactcttggttGTTGAAGATCAGGCTCGGTGAAGACAACAACTCTTCAACACTCAAAGCCAAACCTATCCGTCTAGAGAGTGcgcagctctcaagagtaataggtacaAGAACTCTCAGTCAGAACTACTGTGATGCT
This sequence is a window from Aegilops tauschii subsp. strangulata cultivar AL8/78 chromosome 7, Aet v6.0, whole genome shotgun sequence. Protein-coding genes within it:
- the LOC109764272 gene encoding pentatricopeptide repeat-containing protein At4g33990, with amino-acid sequence MPPPCPSARVEEENLLVRLAARCASGRQLDQLHARAVLLGHSRNSFVAAKLVRAFADLGHLGRARAVATALGPAANAFVWTALVRAHSQSDAAARDAVALYAQMHHGCPGIKPLTFTVSSVLKAAARRKMLQEGEQVHVHVFKNGFQTDERIATTLVDFYAKCSRLDDARRVFDRLSVKDAQLYNTMIAAHMEGGEVERAEELFQTMPERNAYTLVEMVCGYSARGDMDSAKRLFEIAVAKGAENTVVCTAMISGYAKTGNADDARAVFDGMRVRDAATWNVMIGMYSGAGRAAEAVDLFKIMLETRARPKVEPNHTTISIVAAACAQCGLPSQASWIQDYVDRHTMLLNNHTVAALIDMHSKCGNIERALDLFCSWRQRDLICYSSMISALGMHGRGKDAIAVFNELCDNGFDPDEICFVSVLNACSHTGLIDEGRGYFKTMKDDYNIIPTVEHYLCVVDLLGRAGCIDEAYQMITHEMPKDIEPHAGIWGALLSACRTYSNVEIGEVAASHLFKLEPNNVGNYVLLSNIYANAKKWDGVQKVRALLRRQGMKKPPGWSQVDAEGSLREYITGELDSVLEAVLEILNWELKDHGYTPIIEDE